Part of the Pseudomonas sp. M30-35 genome is shown below.
AGCTGTTTGCTGACTGTGAGCCGGGGGCTTTTAAGCTCGCACCGCTGTTGCGTGAGGCAATGGCTCGAGGGTTGGTCAGTGGTGAACATTTTAGCGGGCACTGGATAGATGTTGGCACGCATGAGCGTCTAGCCGATGTTGAGCGGCTGTTGGCGCAGGAGCACTAAAGTGATTTGGCCGAGCACAGTGTTGGGCGCTGTTGCAGGATTTGCCATTGCCAGTATTCCAGGTGGTTTACTGGGGGCGCTGCTTGGCCAAGTTGTCGATCGGCGTTTGCGTATGGCCAGTTGGGCGCAATTGCGTGAGCGGCTTGGCGGGCCTGCGCAGACCGACGATGATCAACTGCTGTTTCTAATGCTTGGGCGTCTAGCCAAATGTGACGGTCGGGTGTTGCCACAACATATCGAACAGGTGCGTTTAGAAATGCAGCGCTTGCGGCTTGATGAGGTGGCCCAACGGCGGGCGATTGAGGCATTTTCCAGAGGAAAAACCGGGCGTGACAATCTGCGCACACCGTTGCGTAGCCAAAGTCGAAATGCCACGCCG
Proteins encoded:
- a CDS encoding DnaJ domain-containing protein is translated as MIWPSTVLGAVAGFAIASIPGGLLGALLGQVVDRRLRMASWAQLRERLGGPAQTDDDQLLFLMLGRLAKCDGRVLPQHIEQVRLEMQRLRLDEVAQRRAIEAFSRGKTGRDNLRTPLRSQSRNATPLLSACWRVANAAGRVSRTERELILLWGTWLGVSVHANESLRTGGQSMPVSSAYQQALRLLGVTAQSERAEIKRAYRLLLSRHHPDKLQGSGASVDQVRAATDKTRELHQAYEVVRKRHGF